GAGGTCACCGGTAAACTTAACGGCGCCACAGCCTGCCCAGGTGTTCAGCGAAATATACTTGTTTCCGCCATAGTCACTGCCCTGTTTGGGTACTGCTGTATCGATATATATTTCAAACCAGGAATTGCTTGCACCGTTACCGGTTACTTTCGCAGAGAAGATATAAGACTTACCTGCTTTCACGCTTACCTTCTGGTAGATCGCACCATTGGAATCACCGGTATTCTCGAAGTGCATAGCACCATTCTCGATCCTGATCGCTGTTTGTGTACCGCCGGTATTGAGCACAGTCCAGAACTGCTGACTATCCGTACCCATATCGCCACCTTTCAGGATGTCCTGTGTTTTGGCGTTCTGGGCGATGGTCACCTTTTTAACAGCTTTGGCAAAACCACCGCTGGTAAATACGGTAAACTGGATAGTATACTCTCCCGCCTGGAAATAGCTAAGGGTATCTTTTTCCCGGGTAGCTTTATTGTTGTTATCGTCTGTGTATTCAAACATGAAACCTCCCGGAGTCGTACTGGTCACAACGATCTTATTCGGATTGCCGGCCAGTGGTTCAGCAGTAAAGCTGGCAGTAGGTAAAGGGCCGAGTTCCTTATCGGATGACTCGGGCGTACAGGCAGATACAGCGCCGGCCAGCAAAGCTGCCATCGCGATGGTACGTGTATTTCTGATATAGTGAAAGTTCATTTTGTGCTGTTTGTTAAGTCATGAATGCTGTTAATGTACACTTTGATTATTTCCACTCTGCGCTCTGTACGATCTTGGTGTTTTCCATTTCCAGTAATGGAATAGGCAGAATTTCGTGTTTGCCGGCCACAAAGCCACGACCTCCCAGTACAGCCGCAGCTCTCTTGGTACGTACCAGGTCAAACCAGCGGTGACCTTCACCAGCCAGCTCCAGACGTCTTTCATTGAAGATATTGTCGTCAGTAGCAGTGATCGGGTTAAGACCAACACGGGCACGTACGGCATTGAGCAATGCATAGGCACGGGTGCCAGGTCCACCAGGCTGACCAGCTTTGAGCAATGCTTCTGCTTCGAGCAGGTAAGTATCTGCCAGACGGATCTCATACAGGTTCTGTGGATAGTTCAGTTCCTTGTTACCAGGACCTTTGGACTGATCGCCGATCTTCGCAGCAAATTTGTTAAGGAAATAACCTGTGTTATCATGACCAGGCGCATAGTCAGCGATGCCATTCGTCTTCAGGCTATCCATATCCAGAATAGTTGCATTAAAACGTGGATCACCATGTAATGCATCGTAGAGGCTCTTTGTTACTACCAGGAAGCTCCAGCCGGACACCATATCAGGAGCGGTTGGTTTCAGTACTTTATATCCTCTTGGGCCTACCATGATGTTCAGCACGTTACCTTCAGTACATGCCACACAATCCCAGTTACCACCTGAATTAGAGCTGTATGCCGCTTCCAGGATGGACTCAGAGTTAAACTTGTTGGTAGCGAATTTCCACAGGTCTTCAAAGTGCTCCATTAGTTTGTAACCATATTTTGCACTTGTCTGACCAGGGGTAGTACCATTCACTTCAGCCAGTTCCGCTGCTGCTTCCGACCATTTTTCCTGCCACAGGTATACCTTACCTAACAGTGCGTGTGCAGCACCTCTGGTAGCACGACCACCTTCAGTACCTACCGGTACCTGGTCAGGAAAATTAGTTTCTGCAATAGCAGCTTTCAGGTCTTCGATGATCTGCGCATATACTTCATCCGGTGTGGCCTGCAGCACATCATACATTTCTGAAGTAGAAACAGGTTGTGTCAGCAGTGGGATATTTTTAAATAAACGCACCAGGTCAAAATAGAAGAAGGCACGCAGGAATTTACATTCTGCGGTGAAGCGTTTCTTCAGATTTTCATCCATAGGGATGCCAGGCAATTTGTTCAGCAGTGTATTTGCACGGAAGATACCAGCATATCCTTTTTTCCACAGTTCTTCCTGTGGTCCCTGTGCTGGCGTCAGTGTATAGTTGGTGAACACCTGGAAGGAAGATACGTCGTTAGGGCCGCCACCACCAGCAAGATGATCATCAGAACCAGCGTCCAGCGCACCTACTTTAGTGACATAACCACCACCTTGCCAACCTACCACATCATATACAGCGATCAACCCGTTGAAGGCTTCTGTTGCGTTACGGTAATAGTTAGCCTCCAGGTCAGTACCTTTTGGTTTTACTTCGAGAAAGCTATCGCGGCAACCGCTGGCCAGTTGTAAACCCAGGGCCATTGCGATGATATATGGAATTTGTCTTGTTTTCATTTTGTAATCAGCTTTTAATAATTAGAAAGTTGCATTTACACCTACCATGAATGAGCGGGCCTGAGGATAGATACCTCTGTCGATACTGAACACACCACCACCGATCTCAGGATCGTAACCAGTGTATTTGGTCAGTGTCAGCAGGTTTTCGCTCATCAGGTATACGCGGAATCTCTCGATATGCGCTTTCTTTAACAGAGAAGAAGGCAGTGAGTAACCAATCTGCAGAGATTTGATCCTTGCATAGCTACCATCTTCCAGATAGAAATCTGATGGGTTAGTGAAGTTCCTGTTATTGTCCTTTGTGGTCAGACGTGGATAATCATTTGAGGAGCCCTCTCCTGTCCAGCGGCCCAGGGCCTTGGTCTGCCAGTTTGCAGCACCGATATCCAGACGGCGTAAACCCTGGAAAATCTTGTTACCGGCAGCACCCTGTACGAATAATACCAGGTCGAAGCCTTTATAACCAGAGTTCAGTGTGAAACCGTATGTCCAGTTTGGCGTAGGATTGCCCAGGAAAGTACGGTCGCCTTCATCGGTCAGCACACCATCACCGTTTACATCTACCCAGCGGAAATCACCAGGAACAGCATTTGGCTGGAGTTTCTTACCATCTTTACCCACATACGCATCTACTTCCTGCTGATTCTGGAAGATGCCATTTGTTTTGAAACCATAGAAGGCATTGAATGGCTGACCAATGGCAGTACGTGTGATAGGATAGCTGGTAGACTGGAGTGTTTGTCCGCCGGAAAGGTATTGTATACCCTGACCCAGGTTGGTCACTTTATTTTTCAGATAAGAAACATTACCATTAACAGAGAAGTCGAATTCACCGAATTTCTTACGATAGCCCAGCTCCAGTTCCACACCGGTATTTTCCATATCTGCTACGTTAGCAGCAGGATTCGAGATAGCACCTACATATAAAGGAATACGTGGGTTCTGGAGGATATCTCTGGTAGCTTTTTTATACCAGTCGAATGACACGGTGATATCTCTCAGGACGGTTGCTTCAAAACCAACGTTTGTCTGGCTGGTAGATTCCCATTTCAGATCAGGGTTGGATGGTGCATTCGGGCTGTAACCGATCAGATACGTATCTCCGGAGCCGAAGCTGTAGTTACGACCGCCACCGATAGTAGACAGGTAGGCAAAGTCACCGATGTTGTCATTACCAACCACACCGTAACCGCCACGGAACTTCAGGAAGCTCACGATCTGATTGTCATTCCAGAATCCTTCGCGGGAAGCAACCCAACCGAGGGAGAAGGACGGGAACACACCGTATTTATTGTTAGAACCAAAACGGGAAGAACCATCGCGACGAACGATCGCTTCTGCCAGGTACTTTTCATCATAGGTGTAGTTCACACGTGCAAACAGGGAGGAGATCCTGTGGTCAGGGTTCTCGCTACCACCTGCATTTCTCTGGTCCTGCGCCACATTATAGTTGAGAGACGCATCCTTGAAATTGTTAACAGGCAGGTCCCAGTATGTTACGTTCAGTGCACGGGTATGGTTATCCTGGTAGGCACCCTGACCGGCTAAGATAGTAACATTGTGTTTGTTGAACTCCTTATTGTAAGATACGGTATTCTCCAGGTTCCAGTTGTAACCGGAGTTAGAGCTACGGTTAAAATTGGTACGGGAAGCAATAGTAGAAGGATTAAGATAAGATATAGGGGTAAAGGACTCACTTCCCCAGAAGGAGATCTTGGAACCGAGCGTAGAACGGAATTTCAGTCCTTTGATCGGAGATACTTCCAGGTAGGCGTTACCTACGATATTATGAGACCAGCCATAGTTGCCCAGGCGCGTTTTGATGTAAGCCAGCGGGTTGGTGATTTCCTGTGCCACTGCTCTGGAAACACCATAGTAGTTACCGTTGGCATCAGTTGGCGTCCTTGGATCGTAATTCGCTGCTTCAGCAGGATCTGTTACGATTACCGGAGTGATAGGATCGAGGTTGATGGCAGAAGCCAGCGGACCACCGAATTCGCTGTTGGTATTACCAAGACCGATAGACTTATCGTAAGCATAACCCACGTTCTGACCAAAGGTCACCCACTGGGACAGCTTATGAGTAGAGTTCAGACGGAAGTTTACACGCTCATATTTAGAGATGTCAGTGGCTACGATACCATCCTGTTTCAGATAACCGAAAGAAGAGTAGAAAGTAGACCTGTCGTTACCACCGCTGATGCTAATCTCATGGTTCTGGCGTTTTGCGCTACTGTTGAAGATCTGATCCTGCCAGTCGGTGCCTTTACCATATGACCGGGGATCGGCGTAAGGCAGTGAGTTTTCATTGCCAGCTTTAGCCGCTTCGTTTCTGAGCGTAGCATACTGTGTAGCATCCAGCAGTTTCAGTTTACGGGCAGGAGCGGAAGTACCGTAATAACCATTGTAGTTAACGCTGAGTTTACCTGCTTTACCTTTTTTGGTGGTAACGAGGATCACACCAGCTGCAGCACGGGCACCATAGATAGCCTGGGAAGCCGCGTCTTTCAGCACCTCGATAGATTCGATATCATACTGGTTGAGGTAACCGATACCACCATTATCTACCACAACACCATCCACTACCCACAGCGGATCATTATTGTTGAAGGTGGTCAGACCACGCACCCTAACAGCGGAACCTGAGCCAGGCTGGCCGGAGCTGGAAGCGATGGTTACACCGGAAGTTCTACCCTGGAGGGCAGATTCGACACGCGTGATAGGCTGGTTTTCAAGATCAGCAGCTTTTACACTGGAGATAGCACCGGTCACCACACTTTTCTTCTGCACACCATAACCAACCACTACCGTTTCGGTGAGGGAAGTTTCGGAGCCTTTCAGTCTGATAGTCAGGTTACCATTACCTACCGCCTGTGTATATGGCGCGAAGCCGAGCGCACTGAATACCAGGGAAGCGGTAGCAGGTGCTTTCAGGGTAAACTTACCATTTACATCAGTAGCGGTACCAGCGGATCCGTCTTTTACACGAACGCTTACACCGGGAACAGGTTCACCTTTTTCGTCAGTTACACGGCCGGTAACGGTGATGGTAGTGTCTGCCGCGGCTTTGTTACCGATAGGCAGGCTTTTAACGATGATGCGGGCACCATCTATAGTATAATCAAAAGGTTGGTTATCGAGACAGATGTCGAGTACCTCTTTAACAGAAGCATTTTTAATATCGATAGTTACCGGATTGGCTGTAGCGAGCAATGTTTCATCATAAACTATGG
The DNA window shown above is from Chitinophaga agri and carries:
- a CDS encoding RagB/SusD family nutrient uptake outer membrane protein; its protein translation is MKTRQIPYIIAMALGLQLASGCRDSFLEVKPKGTDLEANYYRNATEAFNGLIAVYDVVGWQGGGYVTKVGALDAGSDDHLAGGGGPNDVSSFQVFTNYTLTPAQGPQEELWKKGYAGIFRANTLLNKLPGIPMDENLKKRFTAECKFLRAFFYFDLVRLFKNIPLLTQPVSTSEMYDVLQATPDEVYAQIIEDLKAAIAETNFPDQVPVGTEGGRATRGAAHALLGKVYLWQEKWSEAAAELAEVNGTTPGQTSAKYGYKLMEHFEDLWKFATNKFNSESILEAAYSSNSGGNWDCVACTEGNVLNIMVGPRGYKVLKPTAPDMVSGWSFLVVTKSLYDALHGDPRFNATILDMDSLKTNGIADYAPGHDNTGYFLNKFAAKIGDQSKGPGNKELNYPQNLYEIRLADTYLLEAEALLKAGQPGGPGTRAYALLNAVRARVGLNPITATDDNIFNERRLELAGEGHRWFDLVRTKRAAAVLGGRGFVAGKHEILPIPLLEMENTKIVQSAEWK
- a CDS encoding TonB-dependent receptor, encoding MKLTTFLLLVACLQISAKGVSQQISISEKKAPLKKVLRQVARQAGISIVYDETLLATANPVTIDIKNASVKEVLDICLDNQPFDYTIDGARIIVKSLPIGNKAAADTTITVTGRVTDEKGEPVPGVSVRVKDGSAGTATDVNGKFTLKAPATASLVFSALGFAPYTQAVGNGNLTIRLKGSETSLTETVVVGYGVQKKSVVTGAISSVKAADLENQPITRVESALQGRTSGVTIASSSGQPGSGSAVRVRGLTTFNNNDPLWVVDGVVVDNGGIGYLNQYDIESIEVLKDAASQAIYGARAAAGVILVTTKKGKAGKLSVNYNGYYGTSAPARKLKLLDATQYATLRNEAAKAGNENSLPYADPRSYGKGTDWQDQIFNSSAKRQNHEISISGGNDRSTFYSSFGYLKQDGIVATDISKYERVNFRLNSTHKLSQWVTFGQNVGYAYDKSIGLGNTNSEFGGPLASAINLDPITPVIVTDPAEAANYDPRTPTDANGNYYGVSRAVAQEITNPLAYIKTRLGNYGWSHNIVGNAYLEVSPIKGLKFRSTLGSKISFWGSESFTPISYLNPSTIASRTNFNRSSNSGYNWNLENTVSYNKEFNKHNVTILAGQGAYQDNHTRALNVTYWDLPVNNFKDASLNYNVAQDQRNAGGSENPDHRISSLFARVNYTYDEKYLAEAIVRRDGSSRFGSNNKYGVFPSFSLGWVASREGFWNDNQIVSFLKFRGGYGVVGNDNIGDFAYLSTIGGGRNYSFGSGDTYLIGYSPNAPSNPDLKWESTSQTNVGFEATVLRDITVSFDWYKKATRDILQNPRIPLYVGAISNPAANVADMENTGVELELGYRKKFGEFDFSVNGNVSYLKNKVTNLGQGIQYLSGGQTLQSTSYPITRTAIGQPFNAFYGFKTNGIFQNQQEVDAYVGKDGKKLQPNAVPGDFRWVDVNGDGVLTDEGDRTFLGNPTPNWTYGFTLNSGYKGFDLVLFVQGAAGNKIFQGLRRLDIGAANWQTKALGRWTGEGSSNDYPRLTTKDNNRNFTNPSDFYLEDGSYARIKSLQIGYSLPSSLLKKAHIERFRVYLMSENLLTLTKYTGYDPEIGGGVFSIDRGIYPQARSFMVGVNATF